A single region of the Lotus japonicus ecotype B-129 chromosome 4, LjGifu_v1.2 genome encodes:
- the LOC130710483 gene encoding F-box/kelch-repeat protein At3g06240-like — translation MERAEKKCGLGFHILEFPLHILCDIFFKLPAWSLIRCTTVCTAFKNLITDPSFRQLYISRAPTTCLVLSDRRYVSCIDCRLLCSASNSNHGTSSCLATIGKTPSSTTRSNSPISDHGSRRRFITIDCGRPVNLVNSANGLLCLRTFGFPHDRALYYICNPLSAELMVLPIAPTPINQNLRFSAFGYDALTNRYKILQLVVTSTNQMVAELFQIGDDKWRVIDNNVSSSVSARASSAFDPSLNGALHWITQSPRISELICSFDLNKNEFKWVAPPSHFDDDYLNEISGISVGVLKGCLCLCYVKGSDVFETWLMESYGEVESWTKAFSIDIKSYVGLRPQDKHRPIGFSSSGAMLLKADSGSDSNSHSLVSYSAETGMFRTVDIGGIASNIEATPHVLSFLSLKDMLNVRDNNKVVNVRRLR, via the coding sequence atggagagagctGAGAAAAAGTGCGGGTTAGGGTTCCACATCCTGGAATTCCCACTTCACATACTCTGTGATATCTTCTTCAAGCTTCCGGCGTGGTCCCTCATTCGCTGCACCACCGTCTGCACCGCCTTCAAAAACCTCATCACCGACCCTTCCTTCCGCCAACTCTATATTTCTCGAGCCCCAACCACCTGTCTCGTCCTCTCCGACCGCCGCTATGTTTCCTGCATCGATTGCCGCCTCCTCTGCTCCGCTTCCAATTCCAATCACGGCACCTCCTCCTGTCTCGCCACCATCGGCAAAACCCCATCTTCCACAACTCGTTCTAATTCGCCGATCTCTGATCATGGATCCAGAAGAAGGTTCATCACAATCGATTGCGGGAGACCTGTCAATTTGGTCAATTCTGCtaatgggttattgtgtttacGCACTTTTGGGTTCCCCCATGATCGCGCTTTATACTACATCTGCAATCCACTCTCGGCTGAGTTAATGGTTCTTCCTATTGCTCCGACTCCTATTAATCAGAACCTGCGTTTTTCCGCTTTTGGGTATGACGCCCTCACCAATCGCTATAAAATCCTTCAGCTTGTTGTCACATCGACCAATCAAATGGTAGCTGAATTGTTCCAGATAGGGGATGATAAGTGGCGGGTGATTGACAATAATGTTTCATCTTCTGTGTCTGCGAGGGCTAGCAGTGCATTTGACCCATCACTCAACGGTGCTCTTCACTGGATCACACAAAGCCCTCGAATTTCTGAACTGATATGCTCCTTTGATCTTAACAAAAACGAGTTCAAATGGGTGGCACCCCCCTCACACTTTGATGATGACTATTTGAATGAAATATCAGGGATCAGTGTGGGAGTGTTGAAGGGTTGCTTGTGTTTGTGCTATGTTAAGGGTTCTGACGTGTTTGAGACATGGTTGATGGAGAGTTATGGTGAGGTGGAGTCTTGGACCAAGGCATTTAGCATTGACATCAAGTCTTATGTTGGGTTGAGGCCACAGGATAAGCACAGACCCATTGGGTTTAGCAGCTCTGGGGCTATGTTGCTGAAAGCTGATTCTGGTTCTGATTCCAATTCACACTCTCTAGTCTCATACAGTGCTGAAACTGGTATGTTCAGGACTGTTGATATTGGTGGCATCGCTTCAAACATTGAAGCCACTCCTCATGTTTTGAGCTTTCTCTCGCTGAAGGACATGCTTAATGTCAGGGACAACAACAAAGTGGTCAATGTCAGACGCCTGCGTTAA
- the LOC130710485 gene encoding NADH dehydrogenase [ubiquinone] 1 beta subcomplex subunit 3-B-like produces MASSGGGAGKNTAEFFRRRDGWRKHPMLGNQLRHATPGLGIALVAFGIYLVGEQVYNQMNAPSHSHHHVKAGEH; encoded by the exons ATGGCATCTAGCGGAGGCGGAGCAGGAAAGAATACGGCGGAGTTCTTCCGGAGGAGGGACGGCTGGAGGAAGCATCCGATGCTCGGCAATCAGCTGCGTCACGCCACACCTGGTCTCGGCATCGCTCTCGTTGCCTTCGGGATCTACCTCGTCGGCGAACAAGTCTACAATCAGATGAACGCTCCTTCTCATTCTCACCACCAT GTCAAGGCTGGGGAGCactga
- the LOC130710484 gene encoding 2-C-methyl-D-erythritol 4-phosphate cytidylyltransferase, chloroplastic yields MTVVQFQSHFLHFSSSSSRSTLPFPTTIHKFNPSSSSSSSTPPPPVSGVRTRNICFNKNAAKPNLILCSAKRQEELESDTGVVKDNSVSVVLLAGGKGKRMGASMPKQYLPLLGQPIALYSFFTFCHMLQVKEVIVVCDPSYQDIFQDAKGNYQAELKFALPGKERQDSVYNGLQAVDSNSELVCIHDSARPLVLSGDVKKVLKDGLLNGAAVLGVPVKATIKEANSESFVVRTLDRKTLWEMQTPQVIKPELLRKGFELVNREGLEVTDDVSIVEHLKHPVYITEGSYTNIKVTTPDDLLLAEKILHENSGETS; encoded by the exons ATGACAGTTGTTCAATTTCAGTCTCATTTCCTTcatttctcttcatcttcttcgagGTCGACCTTACCCTTCCCAACAACAATTCACAAATTcaatccttcttcttcttcttcttcttctacaccaccaccaccag TTTCAGGTGTTAGAACTAGAAATATCTGTTTCAACAAAAATGCTGCTAAACCAAACCTCATTCTCTGCTCTGCCAAA AGGCAGGAGGAGTTAGAGTCTGATACTGGTGTTGTCAAGGACAACAGTGTGTCGGTTGTGCTCTTGGCTGGAGGGAAGGGCAAGAGGATGGGA GCTAGCATGCCAAAGCAGTATCTTCCCCTTTTGGGTCAACCCATTGCTTTGTACAG TTTCTTCACTTTCTGTCACATGCTTCAAGTCAAAGAAGTCATTGTTGTATGCGATCCTTCATACCAAGACATttttcaag ATGCCAAAGGAAATTACCAAGCGGAACTTAAATTTGCACTGCCCGGGAAAGAAAGACAGGATTCTGTTTACAATGGGTT ACAGGCTGTTGATTCAAATTCTGAGCTTGTTTGCATTCATGATTCTGCAAGACCTTTGGTATTATCAGGAGATGTGAAAAAG GTCCTTAAAGATGGACTGTTAAACGGAGCTGCTGTTCTTGGTGTCCCTGTGAAGGCCACAATCAAAGAG GCAAACAGTGAATCATTTGTGGTTAGAACACTGGACAGGAAAACACTATGGGAGATGCAGACTCCACAG GTTATCAAGCCTGAGTTGCTGAGGAAAGGCTTTGAGCTTGTAAATAG AGAAGGTCTTGAAGTTACAGATGATGTATCCATTGTAGAGCACCTTAAGCATCCTGTTTATATCACTGAAGGGTCTTATACCAATATCAAG GTGACTACGCCTGATGACTTGTTACTGGCAGAGAAAATCCTGCATGAAAACTCTGGAGAAACTTCATGA